Proteins encoded within one genomic window of Triticum aestivum cultivar Chinese Spring chromosome 2D, IWGSC CS RefSeq v2.1, whole genome shotgun sequence:
- the LOC123053227 gene encoding tyrosine-protein phosphatase RLPH2 isoform X2 → MVITSSAPGIKLQGNIGKITSTAFARQQNCKRLLPNRSISTDLLRVCGSLLPLPLLLPSSLSSRARGNDAGEMAPPRTVICVGDVHGYISKLESLWANLQSALPADAFAAALVIFLGDYNDRGPHTRRVLDFLLALPARHPAQRHVFLCGNHDLAFAAFVGALPPPPDGSPFAATWAQYIDNEAHEGWFRGPGHEDMHVQGRRWGGVIKERWNPKKGLPYKGSIYDAQPTFESYGVAHGSPDLMKAVPEEHKKFLHDLVWVHEEEDVRIDTDGGQILCKLIAVHAGLEKSLDLNEQLRVLRTRDTRVPKVQMLSGRQDVWSIPQDLAGKQTIVVSGHHGKLHVDGLRFIIDEGGGYSDKPIAAVVFPSKEVIRSTEGTASQN, encoded by the exons ATGGTAATTACTTCTTCCGCTCCCGGGATTAAGCTCCAAGGGAATATCGGCAAGATCACATCCACAGCCTTCGCAAGGCAACAAAATTGCAAGCGATTGCTGCCAAACAGGTCGATTTCGACCGATCTCCTCCGCGTATGTGGTTCTCTGCTGCCCTTGCCGCTTCTCCTCCCATCCTCCTTGTCCTCGCGCGCACggggaaacgacgccggcgagatGGCTCCTCCCCGCACGGTGATCTGCGTGGGTGACGTCCACGGCTACATCTCCAAGCTGGAGAGCCTGTGGGCGAACCTCCAGTCCGCGCTCCCCGCCGACGCCTTCGCCGCCGCGCTCGTCATCTTCCTCGGGGACTACAACGACCGCGGCCCGCACACCCGCCGCgtcctcgacttcctcctcgcgcTCCCGGCCCGCCACCCGGCTCAGCGCCACGTCTTCCTCTGCGGCAAccacgacctcgccttcgccgccttCGTCGGAGCGCTGCCGCCGCCCCCCGACGGCTCCCCTTTCGCCGCCACCTGGGCCCAATACATCGATAACGAGGCCCACGAGGGCTGGTTCCGCGGGCCGGGGCACGAGGATATGCACGTGCAGGGGAGGAGATGGGGCGGCGTCATCAAGGAGAGGTGGAACCCCAAGAAGGGCCTCCCGTACAAGGGTTCTATCTACGATGCGCAGCCCACCTTCGAGTCCTACGGCGTCGCCCATGGATCACCAG ATCTCATGAAAGCTGTGCCTGAGGAGCACAAGAAGTTTCTGCATGACTTGGTTTGGGTCCATGAAGAG GAAGACGTTCGTATTGATACAGATGGAGGCCAGATTCTATGCAAACTGATTGCGGTTCATGCCGGCCTGGAAAAGTCCTTGGATTTGAATGAGCAGCTTAGAGTTTTGAGAACTAGAGACACAAGGGTGCCAAAAGTTCAAATGCTTAGCGGGAGGCAGGATGTTTGGAGCATACCACAG GATCTGGCCGGCAAGCAGACCATCGTTGTAAGTGGGCATCACGGGAAGCTCCACGTGGACGGTCTCAGGTTCATCATCGACGAAGGTGGCGGGTACTCAGATAAACCTATAGCTGCCGTTGTTTTCCCTTCGAAGGAAGTCATCCGGAGCACAGAGGGAACGGCCTCCCAGAATTAA
- the LOC123053226 gene encoding 1,4-alpha-glucan-branching enzyme 2, chloroplastic/amyloplastic: MATFAVSGATLGVARAGVGVARAGSERRGGADLPSLLLRKKDSSRAVLSRAASPGKVLVPDGESDDLASPAQPEELQIPEDIEEQTAEVNMTGGTAEKLQSSEPTQGIVETITDGVTKGVKELVVGEKPRVVPKPGDGQKIYEIDPTLKDFRSHLDYRYSEYKRIRAAIDQHEGGLEAFSRGYEKLGFTRSAEGITYREWAPGAHSAALVGDFNNWNPNADAMTRDDYGVWEIFLPNNADGSSAIPHGSRVKIRMDTPSGVKDSISAWIKFSVQAPGEIPFNGIYYDPPEEEKYVFQHPQPKRPESLRIYESHIGMSSPEPKINSYANFRDEVLPRIKRLGYNAVQIMAIQEHSYYASFGYHVTNFFAPSSRFGTPEDLKSLIDRAHELGLLVLMDIVHSHSSNNTLDGLNGFDGTDTHYFHGGPRGHHWMWDSRLFNYGSWEVLRFLLSNARWWLEEYKFDGFRFDGVTSMMYTHHGLQMTFTGNYGEYFGFATDVDAVVYLMLVNDLIHGLYPDAVSIGEDVSGMPTFCIPVPDGGVGFDYRLHMAVADKWIELLKQSDESWKMGDIVHTLTNRRWLEKCVTYAESHDQALVGDKTIAFWLMDKDMYDFMALDRPSTPRIDRGIALHKMIRLVTMGLGGEGYLNFMGNEFGHPEWIDFPRGPQTLPTGKVLPGNNNSYDKCRRRFDLGDADFLRYRGMQEFDQAMQHLEEKYGFMTSEHQYVSRKHEEDKVIIFERGDLVFVFNFHWSNSFFDYRVGCSKPGKYKVALDSDDALFGGFSRLDHDVDYFTTEHPHDNRPRSFSVYTPSRTAVVYALTE, translated from the exons ATGGCGACGTTCGCGGTGTCCGGCGCGACTCTCGGTGTGGCGCGGGCCGGCGTCGGAGTGGCGCGGGCCGGCTCGGAGCGGAGGGGCGGGGCGGACTTGCCGTCGCTGCTCCTCAGGAAGAAGGACTCCTCTC GCGCCGTCCTGAGCCGCGCGGCCTCTCCAGGGAAGGTCCTGGTGCCTGACGGCGAGAGCGACGACTTGGCAAGTCCGGCGCAACCTGAAGAATTACAG ATACCTGAAGATATCGAGGAGCAAACGGCGGAAGTGAACATGACAGGGGGGACTGCAGAGAAACTTCAATCTTCAGAACCGACTCAGGGCATTGTGGAAACAATCACTGATGGTGTAACCAAAGGAGTTAAGGAACTAGTCGTGGGGGAGAAACCGCGAGTTGTCCCAAAACCAGGAGATGGGCAGAAAATATACGAGATTGACCCAACACTGAAAGATTTTCGGAGCCATCTTGACTACCG ATACAGCGAATACAAGAGAATTCGTGCTGCTATTGACCAACATGAAGGTGGATTGGAAGCATTTTCTCGTGGTTATGAAAAGCTTGGATTTACCCGCAG TGCTGAAGGTATCACTTACCGAGAATGGGCTCCTGGAGCGCAT TCTGCAGCATTAGTAGGTGACTTCAACAATTGGAATCCAAATGCAGATGCTATGACCAGA GATGATTATGGTGTTTGGGAGATTTTCCTCCCTAACAACGCTGATGGATCCTCAGCTATTCCTCATGGCTCACGTGTAAAG ATACGGATGGATACTCCATCCGGTGTGAAGGATTCAATTTCTGCTTGGATCAAGTTCTCTGTGCAGGCTCCAGGTGAAATACCTTTCAATGGCATATATTATGATCCACCTGAAGAG GAGAAGTATGTCTTCCAACATCCTCAACCTAAACGACCAGAGTCACTAAGGATTTATGAATCACACATTGGAATGAGCAGCCCG GAACCGAAGATAAATTCATATGCTAATTTTAGGGATGAGGTGTTGCCAAGAATTAAAAGGCTTGGATACAATGCAGTGCAGATAATGGCAATCCAGGAGCATTCATACTATGCAAGCTTTGG GTACCATGTTACTAATTTTTTTGCACCAAGTAGCCGTTTTGGAACTCCAGAGGACTTAAAATCCTTGATCGATAGAGCACATGAGCTTGGTTTGCTTGTTCTTATGGATATTGTTCATAG TCATTCGTCAAATAATACCCTTGACGGTTTGAATGGTTTCGATGGCACTGATACACATTACTTCCACGGTGGTCCACGCGGCCATCATTGGATGTGGGATTCTCGTCTATTCAACTATGGGAGTTGGGAA GTATTGAGATTCTTACTGTCAAACGCGAGATGGTGGCTTGAAGAATATAAGTTTGATGGATTTCGATTTGATGGGGTGACCTCCATGATGTATACTCACCATGGATTACAA ATGACATTTACTGGGAACTATGGCGAATATTTTGGATTTGCTACTGATGTTGATGCGGTAGTTTACTTGATGCTGGTCAACGATCTAATTCATGGACTTTATCCTGATGCTGTATCCATTGGTGAAGAT GTCAGTGGAATGCCTACATTTTGCATCCCTGTTCCAGATGGTGGTGTTGGTTTTGACTACCGCCTGCATATGGCTGTAGCAGATAAATGGATTGAACTCCTCAA GCAAAGTGACGAATCTTGGAAAATGGGCGATATTGTGCACACCCTAACAAATAGAAGGTGGCTTGAGAAGTGTGTAACTTATGCAGAAAGTCATGATCAAGCACTAGTTGGTGACAAGACTATTGCATTCTGGTTGATGGATAAG GATATGTATGATTTCATGGCTCTGGATAGGCCTTCAACTCCTCGCATTGATCGTGGCATAGCATTACATAAAATGATCAGGCTTGTCACCATGGGTTTAGGTGGTGAAGGCTATCTTAACTTCATGGGAAATGAGTTTGGGCATCCTG AATGGATAGATTTTCCAAGAGGCCCACAAACTCTTCCAACCGGCAAAGTTCTCCCTGGAAATAACAATAGTTATGATAAATGCCGCCGTAGATTTGATCTT GGAGATGCAGATTTTCTTAGATATCGTGGTATGCAAGAGTTCGATCAGGCAATGCAGCATCTTGAGGAAAAATATGGG TTTATGACATCTGAGCACCAGTATGTTTCACGGAAACATGAGGAAGATAAGGTGATCATCTTCGAAAGAGGAGATTTGGTATTTGTTTTCAACTTCCACTGGAGCAATAGCTTTTTTGACTACCGTGTTGGGTGTTCCAAGCCTGGGAAGTACAAG GTGGCCTTGGACTCCGACGATGCACTCTTTGGTGGATTCAGCAGGCTTGATCATGATGTCGACTACTTCACAACC GAACATCCGCATGACAACAGGCCGCGCTCTTTCTCGGTGTACACTCCGAGCAGAACTGCGGTCGTGTATGCCCTTACAGAGTAA
- the LOC123053227 gene encoding uncharacterized protein isoform X1, producing MVITSSAPGIKLQGNIGKITSTAFARQQNCKRLLPNRSISTDLLRVCGSLLPLPLLLPSSLSSRARGNDAGEMAPPRTVICVGDVHGYISKLESLWANLQSALPADAFAAALVIFLGDYNDRGPHTRRVLDFLLALPARHPAQRHVFLCGNHDLAFAAFVGALPPPPDGSPFAATWAQYIDNEAHEGWFRGPGHEDMHVQGRRWGGVIKERWNPKKGLPYKGSIYDAQPTFESYGVAHGSPDGEIVHTVNDNSIISFVQDLEAHNKTLEVQTRRSSKMFRKLLFRELELEDKAREDPDEHEEEVKNLLERIQNLKTYIATVKEKMNLGEDLYPNGDDGPLVSNDEDYEESTTEERTKRRRTTGGCTLGRCTAGGRTTRSDNKDI from the exons ATGGTAATTACTTCTTCCGCTCCCGGGATTAAGCTCCAAGGGAATATCGGCAAGATCACATCCACAGCCTTCGCAAGGCAACAAAATTGCAAGCGATTGCTGCCAAACAGGTCGATTTCGACCGATCTCCTCCGCGTATGTGGTTCTCTGCTGCCCTTGCCGCTTCTCCTCCCATCCTCCTTGTCCTCGCGCGCACggggaaacgacgccggcgagatGGCTCCTCCCCGCACGGTGATCTGCGTGGGTGACGTCCACGGCTACATCTCCAAGCTGGAGAGCCTGTGGGCGAACCTCCAGTCCGCGCTCCCCGCCGACGCCTTCGCCGCCGCGCTCGTCATCTTCCTCGGGGACTACAACGACCGCGGCCCGCACACCCGCCGCgtcctcgacttcctcctcgcgcTCCCGGCCCGCCACCCGGCTCAGCGCCACGTCTTCCTCTGCGGCAAccacgacctcgccttcgccgccttCGTCGGAGCGCTGCCGCCGCCCCCCGACGGCTCCCCTTTCGCCGCCACCTGGGCCCAATACATCGATAACGAGGCCCACGAGGGCTGGTTCCGCGGGCCGGGGCACGAGGATATGCACGTGCAGGGGAGGAGATGGGGCGGCGTCATCAAGGAGAGGTGGAACCCCAAGAAGGGCCTCCCGTACAAGGGTTCTATCTACGATGCGCAGCCCACCTTCGAGTCCTACGGCGTCGCCCATGGATCACCAG ATGGAGAGATAGTGCACACCGTGAATGACAACTCCATAATCTCATTTGTCCAAGACCTGGAGGCTCACAACAAGACTCTGGAGGTTCAGACGCGCAGAAGCTCGAAGATGTTCAGGAAGCTGCTGTTCCGTGAACTGGAATTGGAGGATAAAGCACGCGAGGATCCCGATGAACATGAAGAGGAAGTCAAGAACCTTCTGGAGAGGATCCAGAACTTGAAGACTTACATTGCCACGGTGAAAGAGAAGATGAACCTGGGAGAAGACCTATATCCGAATGGTGACGATGGACCCTTAGTGAGCAATGATGAGGACTACGAGGAAAGCACCACTGAAGAACGCACCAAGAGGAGACGCACCACCGGAGGATGCACCCTCGGAAGATGCACCGCTGGAGGACGCACCACAAGAAGCGACAACAAGGATATCTAA